In the genome of Massilibacillus massiliensis, one region contains:
- a CDS encoding C-terminal binding protein encodes MEKFKVYVTDYEYASLDEEKTELEKIGAKLIPQQCKTEEEIMQHCADADGLLNQYAPITRKVMKALPHLKVICRYGVGVNTIDLDAATEFGICVLNVPDYGVDEVSNHAFALLIACARKLTLLHQQVQSKGWDYKISKPIYRLSGQKLGLLGFGRIAKALAKKAQAFNLKLLVYDPFVKESDAALLGAKLLSLEEVLTEADFISVHVPLSKETYHMLGEKEFGMMKNTAIIINTSRGPLIDEAALSKALAHKQLAGAGLDVTEEEPLATSSPLLGQSNVIITPHVAWYSEQAEIDLKTKAAQGIADVLAGYYPAALVNQEVSPKQTLVKAPARRS; translated from the coding sequence ATGGAAAAATTCAAGGTATATGTAACAGATTATGAATATGCATCTTTAGACGAAGAAAAAACAGAACTAGAAAAAATCGGTGCAAAATTAATTCCTCAGCAATGCAAAACAGAAGAAGAGATTATGCAGCATTGCGCTGACGCCGACGGACTGTTAAACCAATATGCTCCAATTACCCGAAAAGTAATGAAAGCGTTACCGCATCTAAAAGTAATCTGCCGCTATGGAGTCGGTGTCAATACGATTGACTTAGATGCAGCAACAGAGTTTGGCATCTGCGTATTAAATGTGCCGGACTACGGGGTTGATGAAGTTTCTAATCATGCATTTGCCCTCCTAATCGCTTGCGCCCGCAAACTCACACTTTTACATCAGCAGGTACAGTCCAAGGGTTGGGATTATAAAATCAGCAAACCCATTTATCGGCTCAGCGGACAGAAACTAGGGCTACTCGGATTCGGAAGAATTGCAAAAGCTTTGGCGAAAAAAGCGCAGGCATTTAACCTCAAACTTTTAGTTTATGATCCTTTTGTAAAAGAAAGTGATGCCGCTTTATTGGGCGCTAAACTTTTATCTCTGGAAGAGGTATTAACAGAAGCAGATTTTATTTCAGTTCATGTTCCATTAAGCAAAGAAACCTATCATATGCTCGGAGAAAAAGAATTTGGCATGATGAAAAACACCGCTATCATTATCAACACTTCCCGCGGCCCACTCATCGATGAAGCAGCCTTGTCAAAAGCCTTAGCACATAAACAGCTTGCCGGTGCCGGTTTGGATGTAACAGAAGAAGAGCCGTTAGCAACGTCCAGCCCGCTGCTCGGACAATCAAATGTTATCATTACACCACATGTGGCCTGGTACTCAGAACAGGCAGAAATAGATTTAAAAACGAAGGCAGCACAAGGTATTGCTGATGTGCTTGCGGGATATTATCCTGCCGCATTGGTAAATCAGGAGGTCTCACCTAAACAGACTTTAGTAAAAGCACCAGCGAGAAGGTCATAA